The following proteins are co-located in the Dromiciops gliroides isolate mDroGli1 chromosome 2, mDroGli1.pri, whole genome shotgun sequence genome:
- the LOC122739272 gene encoding general transcription factor 3C polypeptide 6-like, whose amino-acid sequence MVLQATGTYQLEIPGKEGEEDEEEEEQLVMVELSGIIDLEFLTRWGNKCKILGIDTERPILQVDSYVFAGEYEGTLGTCVVFEENTDQVDAYVNYKTELKYKCHTMKKLSMMRILLTEKEGEENIGGVEWLQIKDNDFSYRPIMICSCAHQKEDEEVAAQAPDKTLEVEEQEIQAKENTGMGSELEKADHLEMEYAGPLLDSPSSETEDSTSMETQEPALEATPR is encoded by the exons ATGGTGTTGCAGGCAACAG gtaccTACCAACTAGAGATAccaggaaaagaaggggaagaaga tgaggaagaggaggagcaatTGGTTATGGTGGAATTATCaggaattatagatttagagtttttAACAAGATGGGGAAACAAATGCAAGATTTTGGGCATTGACACAGAGAGACCTATTCTTCAAGTGGACAGCTATGTCTTTGCTGGGGAATATGAAGGTACTCTTGGGACCTGTGTTGTGTTTGAAGAAAATACAGATCAGGTCGATGCATATGTTAACTATAAAACAGAGCTGAAATATAAGTGCCACACAATGAAGAAGCTGAGTATGATGAGAATACTTCTGactgagaaggagggagaagaaaacatAGGTGGTGTAGAATGGCTGCAGATCAAGGACAATGACTTTTCATATAGACCCATCATGATTTGTAGCTGTGCACATcagaaggaagatgaggaagttGCAGCTCAAGCCCCAGACAAAACTTTGGAAGTGGAAGAGCAGGAGATCCAAGCCAAAGAGAACACTGGCATGGGCAGTGAACTGGAAAAAGCAGACCACTTGGAAATGGAATATGCTGGTCCTCTTCTTGATAGCCCTTCTTCTGAGACAGAAGATTCTACTTCTATGGAAACTCAGGAGCCTGCCTTAGAAGCCACTCCTAGGTAA